In the genome of candidate division KSB1 bacterium, one region contains:
- a CDS encoding metal-dependent hydrolase gives MPTPIGHSLLTTAIYSGVNQQKLKRNWFDYLICLFIGIFPDLDFIPGLILGSPSRFHHGFTHSLFFGIIIGTSAGLFIGWIKRYSWWRYAILFTAVYFSHLVADFFGVDTRFPYGEQLLWPFWKGYLLSPVSLFLDVYRSSESGDFFISLFNYHNLRAIAIELFIGIPILILVYFKNANRGKWASKQKKAEQNGTGVQK, from the coding sequence ATGCCAACTCCAATTGGTCATTCGTTATTAACAACGGCTATTTATTCAGGAGTCAATCAACAAAAATTAAAGCGCAATTGGTTTGATTATTTGATTTGTCTTTTCATCGGCATCTTCCCTGATCTCGATTTTATCCCTGGATTGATCCTGGGCAGTCCTTCCCGATTCCATCATGGCTTTACCCACAGCTTGTTTTTTGGCATAATTATTGGAACATCAGCAGGGCTATTTATTGGTTGGATAAAAAGGTACAGTTGGTGGCGCTATGCGATTTTGTTTACTGCGGTTTATTTCAGCCACTTGGTGGCCGATTTTTTCGGTGTGGATACTCGATTCCCTTATGGAGAGCAATTGTTATGGCCATTTTGGAAGGGTTATTTGCTCTCTCCAGTCTCCTTATTTTTAGATGTTTATCGCTCCTCAGAGAGCGGAGATTTTTTTATCAGTTTATTTAATTATCATAATCTCAGAGCGATTGCAATCGAGCTTTTTATAGGAATTCCCATATTGATTCTTGTCTATTTCAAAAATGCAAATCGAGGGAAATGGGCATCAAAGCAGAAAAAAGCTGAACAAAATGGAACAGGAGTTCAAAAATGA
- a CDS encoding glycosyltransferase family 2 protein, protein MKKLIIQIPCYNEEKTLPITLKNLPRNIKGVDEVEILVIDDGSTDQTVEVAKSHGVNHIVRFINNRGLAEGFLAGLDASLRLGADIIVNTDGDNQYNGSDIEKLIEPILSGRADIVVGDRQVDTIPHFSPLKKRLQHLGSWVVRQVSGTDVPDATSGFRAFSREAALKINVVSKFSYTLETIIQAGKKNIAIGHVPVGTNQKLRESRLFKSMFSYIRRSLSTIVRIYMMYEPIKTFFLIGGTIFSGGLILSLRFLYYYLFTPYGGQGHIQSLILAAVLFIVGFQVMVIGLLSDLIADNRRLLEDTLYRVKKLELNASDKIGKN, encoded by the coding sequence ATGAAAAAACTTATTATTCAAATACCGTGTTACAATGAGGAAAAAACGCTCCCCATTACGCTTAAGAATCTTCCCAGAAACATTAAAGGCGTTGATGAGGTCGAGATTTTAGTGATTGATGATGGTAGTACGGATCAAACGGTTGAAGTGGCAAAATCCCATGGTGTTAATCATATTGTGAGATTTATTAATAATAGAGGCCTGGCGGAAGGATTTTTAGCGGGATTGGATGCTAGCCTGCGCCTCGGGGCCGATATCATCGTCAATACCGATGGGGATAATCAGTACAACGGGTCAGATATTGAAAAACTGATCGAACCGATTTTGAGTGGTCGAGCGGACATTGTGGTGGGCGATCGTCAGGTGGATACGATACCCCATTTTAGTCCACTTAAGAAAAGGCTTCAGCATCTGGGAAGCTGGGTGGTCCGACAAGTTTCAGGAACCGACGTTCCCGATGCCACAAGCGGTTTTCGGGCATTCAGTCGCGAGGCCGCATTGAAGATCAATGTGGTTTCGAAATTTTCATATACTTTGGAAACGATTATTCAAGCGGGGAAAAAGAACATCGCCATCGGTCATGTGCCAGTTGGGACAAACCAAAAGCTGCGCGAATCGCGGTTGTTCAAAAGCATGTTCAGTTATATTAGACGCTCGCTTTCGACCATCGTTAGAATTTATATGATGTATGAGCCGATCAAAACTTTTTTCCTGATCGGTGGTACAATATTCTCAGGCGGATTGATCCTGTCGCTGCGATTCCTTTATTATTATCTATTCACCCCTTATGGCGGTCAGGGGCATATTCAATCTTTGATTCTCGCCGCAGTATTGTTCATTGTTGGATTTCAGGTGATGGTTATTGGCTTGCTGTCCGATCTTATTGCTGATAATCGCCGATTGTTGGAGGACACGCTCTATCGAGTCAAGAAATTGGAACTGAACGCAAGCGATAAGATCGGCAAAAATTAG
- a CDS encoding flippase-like domain-containing protein, giving the protein MTSRRLNRLINLFTMILIGVGFYFLFRKSDWSKVVDIKNNISIWGLVAVLALFTISQLLMIIRWYLLLIPIKSDIQLRSVFRIAVNAIILNQIAPGKVGYPTKAYFLKQAEGIPISRAIPSLVGEVFLDYSITGIFLMIAVFLGGYLKSLIQLLQQNLDWRHIWLIPICILVALLIYLILKSKLASSSIFKNMAIAFRSTRQRTDIIAKSITLTIVALFIWFVCDYLLLLSLGYRLPLNFLIFVGAFTNIIVLIAPLPGGLGVREISGAYLFKLFYNLGEIAVIMVLLSRLFSLLSLLILYGFDGIMRMIFKMNAQPEPISDVPVVTHK; this is encoded by the coding sequence ATGACCTCAAGAAGATTAAATAGGTTGATCAATCTGTTTACGATGATCTTAATTGGCGTTGGATTTTATTTTTTATTCCGAAAAAGCGATTGGAGCAAGGTCGTCGATATTAAAAACAACATCAGCATTTGGGGGTTGGTTGCAGTATTGGCATTATTTACCATTAGCCAATTGCTAATGATTATTCGCTGGTATCTGTTGCTAATCCCCATTAAATCTGACATCCAATTAAGATCCGTATTCCGAATTGCCGTCAATGCGATCATCTTGAATCAAATTGCCCCAGGCAAAGTTGGCTATCCTACCAAAGCTTATTTCTTAAAACAGGCTGAGGGCATTCCGATCTCTCGTGCTATCCCATCTCTGGTAGGAGAAGTTTTCTTGGATTACTCAATTACCGGCATATTTCTCATGATTGCCGTTTTTCTGGGAGGATATCTAAAATCTTTGATTCAACTGTTGCAACAAAATTTGGATTGGAGGCACATTTGGCTGATCCCTATTTGCATTCTTGTAGCTCTTCTCATTTATTTGATATTAAAAAGCAAGCTGGCGTCGTCAAGCATCTTTAAAAATATGGCCATCGCTTTTCGATCAACCCGGCAGAGAACGGATATTATTGCCAAAAGCATCACCCTCACAATTGTGGCACTATTCATTTGGTTTGTTTGCGACTATTTGCTCTTACTGAGTTTGGGGTACCGGTTACCGTTGAATTTTTTAATTTTTGTTGGTGCTTTTACCAACATCATTGTTTTGATAGCGCCATTGCCTGGCGGTTTGGGTGTCCGAGAAATTTCTGGAGCGTATCTGTTCAAACTTTTTTATAATCTCGGAGAAATTGCGGTGATTATGGTTCTGTTGAGCCGTTTATTTTCTCTGTTGAGTTTGCTTATTTTGTATGGCTTTGATGGCATCATGCGGATGATTTTTAAGATGAATGCCCAACCCGAGCCAATCTCCGATGTCCCAGTGGTCACCCATAAATGA
- a CDS encoding glycosyltransferase family 2 protein: MEHKIEISLVVPLYNEEENVRLLHEKIREVLDGLGKNYEIIFVDDGSRDKTFEHLKGIHDENPRAKIIKFRGNFGQSAAMAAGFEAAKGEFVFAMDGDLQNDPKDIPRLLEKLQEGYDVVSGWRKNRKDKLVIRKIPSRIANKLICIVTGVRLHDTGCSLKAFRSEIIKRIRLYGELHRFIPALAKIEGARITEMVVAHHARKFGKSKYNITRTFRVIVDLMAMNLFIKYLKMPLRFFGKIGTWFLVGGFVSIIWILYRVYLFNKPLVDVNILLTSVFLFIATGAQFFVWGLLADLIVKTGKRKSIYLTQSPSFGAESRSNLS, encoded by the coding sequence ATGGAGCATAAGATTGAAATATCATTAGTCGTTCCCCTTTATAACGAAGAGGAAAATGTCCGGCTGTTGCATGAGAAAATCCGAGAAGTACTAGATGGGCTGGGCAAAAATTATGAGATCATTTTCGTGGATGATGGGAGTCGAGATAAGACCTTTGAACATTTAAAGGGCATCCACGACGAGAATCCACGGGCAAAGATCATCAAGTTTCGGGGCAATTTTGGGCAATCCGCAGCCATGGCCGCTGGGTTTGAGGCAGCTAAGGGAGAGTTTGTCTTCGCCATGGATGGAGACCTTCAGAATGATCCCAAGGATATTCCGCGATTGTTGGAAAAATTGCAAGAAGGCTATGATGTGGTGAGCGGATGGCGGAAGAATCGCAAGGATAAGCTGGTCATTCGAAAGATCCCATCGCGAATTGCCAATAAGTTGATCTGTATTGTTACTGGGGTGCGACTCCACGATACAGGGTGTTCATTAAAGGCTTTTCGTTCTGAAATCATCAAACGAATTCGATTGTACGGCGAATTGCATCGCTTTATCCCTGCATTGGCAAAGATCGAAGGAGCCAGAATTACCGAAATGGTCGTCGCGCATCATGCACGGAAATTTGGTAAGTCGAAGTACAATATCACTCGCACATTCCGAGTCATCGTCGATCTCATGGCGATGAATTTGTTCATTAAATATTTGAAGATGCCATTGAGATTTTTCGGCAAAATAGGTACGTGGTTTTTAGTGGGGGGATTCGTATCAATCATTTGGATTTTATATCGCGTGTATCTTTTCAATAAGCCATTGGTTGATGTGAATATTTTGCTGACATCGGTCTTTTTATTCATAGCAACTGGTGCCCAATTTTTTGTCTGGGGTTTACTTGCCGATTTGATTGTCAAAACTGGAAAGCGGAAAAGCATCTATTTGACACAATCACCCTCATTTGGGGCGGAGTCGAGATCGAATCTAAGCTAA
- a CDS encoding glycosyltransferase family 4 protein has product MKVAIIDECYQSAGFGGISLWTNRLTSYYSSVKLDYEIFSYQNGLKTRLPRKLKLFPNLREMIVYPYLGWRYLAEIEKRFDVIHFTAAASLACYQPEVPTVISVHYLQTLQNEKYKRVLPIRYRLVFNPIIDFWLRTLERRAYPRADRIIVCKEEFKQYLVSRYNVDPEKVMIIKYGLDPKQYHPQWDWSQKRRMVIYVGRGSIGKGFDTLVKAAEHINGQIVAVASRIPKLLHKRIQQLQNFKVVSGISDAELGELYRSAMVFVMPSLSEGSPLSTLEAMASGLPVVCTTEGGGGYIEPGVNGLIFPVRNAEALATCVNQLLDDPQLARQFGQINRAKVEQHYTIPIIAEQTIDVYRQIVRK; this is encoded by the coding sequence ATGAAGGTAGCGATCATTGATGAATGTTATCAATCGGCTGGGTTTGGTGGCATATCTTTGTGGACAAATCGCTTGACTTCTTACTATTCAAGTGTTAAATTAGATTACGAAATTTTTTCATATCAGAATGGCCTAAAGACGCGTCTTCCGCGCAAGTTGAAACTGTTTCCCAATCTGAGAGAGATGATCGTCTATCCCTATCTGGGATGGCGCTATCTCGCGGAGATCGAGAAGCGTTTCGATGTGATCCATTTTACAGCAGCAGCATCCCTGGCTTGCTATCAACCAGAGGTGCCGACTGTGATTTCGGTACATTATCTGCAGACATTGCAGAACGAAAAGTACAAGAGAGTGTTGCCAATTCGTTATCGGTTGGTATTTAATCCAATCATCGACTTTTGGTTGAGGACATTGGAGCGAAGGGCCTATCCTCGTGCCGATCGGATCATAGTCTGTAAAGAGGAATTCAAGCAATACCTGGTATCCCGATACAACGTAGATCCCGAGAAAGTCATGATCATCAAATATGGACTTGATCCAAAGCAATATCATCCGCAGTGGGACTGGTCTCAGAAACGACGGATGGTGATCTATGTCGGGAGGGGATCGATCGGCAAAGGGTTTGATACGCTTGTAAAAGCGGCTGAACATATTAATGGGCAAATCGTTGCTGTGGCATCGCGTATTCCTAAATTGCTGCACAAGCGAATCCAGCAGCTCCAGAATTTCAAAGTGGTCAGTGGCATTTCCGATGCGGAGCTGGGCGAGCTCTATCGAAGCGCGATGGTGTTTGTGATGCCTTCGCTTTCAGAGGGCAGTCCTCTCTCCACGCTGGAGGCCATGGCTTCTGGTCTGCCAGTGGTCTGCACCACTGAGGGCGGTGGCGGGTATATCGAACCTGGCGTTAACGGGCTCATATTTCCAGTCCGCAATGCAGAGGCCCTGGCAACTTGTGTCAACCAATTGCTAGATGATCCTCAGTTGGCCAGGCAGTTCGGCCAGATCAATCGAGCAAAAGTCGAACAGCATTATACGATTCCCATTATTGCGGAACAAACCATTGATGTTTATCGGCAAATCGTTCGGAAATAA
- a CDS encoding sugar phosphate nucleotidyltransferase, whose protein sequence is MQAIILAGGKGTRLRPYTTIFPKPLMPINDMPILEVVIRQLKKAGFKKITMAVGHLAELIEAYFGNGSKWGMQISYSREDLPLGTAGPLALVNDLDETFLVMNGDVLSDLDYTKLIQFHRQHRAITTIAMYDKEVKIDLGIIKTNDQHQIIDYIEKPTLTYQVSMGIYVFDRKVMNYIPFRKYFDLPDLILALIRANEKIVGYHFKGYWRDIGRREDYELAVEEFEKLKNTFIP, encoded by the coding sequence ATGCAGGCAATTATCTTAGCAGGAGGTAAAGGAACACGCTTACGGCCCTATACGACGATATTCCCGAAACCGTTGATGCCCATTAATGACATGCCGATACTTGAGGTTGTGATTCGCCAATTAAAGAAAGCTGGATTCAAGAAAATCACCATGGCAGTTGGACACTTGGCTGAACTGATCGAGGCTTATTTTGGCAATGGTTCCAAATGGGGCATGCAAATCTCATATTCCAGAGAAGATCTGCCGCTGGGAACAGCCGGTCCTTTGGCATTGGTGAATGATCTCGATGAGACGTTTTTGGTCATGAATGGCGATGTCCTTTCGGATTTGGATTATACCAAGTTGATCCAATTTCATCGCCAACACCGTGCGATTACTACGATTGCCATGTACGATAAAGAGGTGAAGATCGACCTGGGTATCATTAAAACCAATGATCAGCATCAAATTATTGACTATATCGAAAAGCCGACCCTCACCTATCAGGTGAGCATGGGGATTTATGTGTTCGACCGAAAAGTGATGAACTATATTCCGTTCAGGAAATATTTTGATTTGCCAGATTTGATCCTCGCCCTAATTCGAGCGAACGAAAAGATCGTCGGCTATCATTTCAAAGGCTATTGGCGTGACATCGGGCGCCGCGAGGACTACGAACTCGCTGTTGAAGAGTTTGAAAAGCTCAAGAATACATTCATCCCGTAG
- a CDS encoding glycosyltransferase family 4 protein, translated as MRAFRRAKDANIVHIHWILNGIHGVPLGKIFRKPIVINVYRVVASGKLMKFLTKLIVKRADYMIFNSSYTRDALLKVIQPKRYCVLPCTIDIEKFTLGPEAN; from the coding sequence TTGCGAGCTTTTCGTCGGGCTAAAGATGCTAATATTGTTCATATTCATTGGATTTTAAATGGAATTCATGGAGTTCCGCTGGGAAAAATTTTTCGGAAACCGATAGTGATCAATGTGTATCGCGTGGTAGCCTCTGGAAAGCTGATGAAGTTTTTAACCAAGCTCATCGTTAAAAGAGCTGACTACATGATTTTCAACAGCTCCTACACTCGGGATGCATTGCTGAAGGTCATTCAGCCGAAACGATATTGTGTGCTGCCTTGCACGATTGACATTGAAAAATTTACTCTAGGCCCCGAGGCAAATTGA
- a CDS encoding glycosyltransferase family 2 protein — protein sequence MVMKPKVSVVILNWNRKEMLLDCLRSIKELEYPTYEIIVVDNASTDGSAQAVREAYPDVVLIENDKNYGAIGGKNIGLRRALQSDADYIYMQDNDIVAAKDALTKLVEVAESDPMVGLVGAMMYDYSKPDIILSAGGIIDWTQNVSRGRGDNQKDVGQFNKIEPVDYLWGGALLARRSVLEKVGLFDEDYIGYWFEDTDLSVRVAKAGYKVLFNPFAKVWHKPHATAEQFSYRKKYLAARNAIRFMKKHATPLQWAKYLLFSIGGLPYMYLRDILSGNNLGGARGKARGIWDGIWNNDKKVDQILKGDFKNPKTQNFVSK from the coding sequence ATGGTAATGAAACCAAAAGTCTCAGTCGTCATCCTGAATTGGAACAGAAAAGAAATGCTGCTGGATTGCCTGCGGTCGATCAAGGAATTGGAGTATCCGACTTATGAAATTATCGTGGTAGATAATGCCTCGACCGATGGCTCTGCACAGGCAGTTCGGGAGGCATACCCTGATGTGGTGCTGATCGAAAATGACAAAAATTATGGGGCAATCGGCGGCAAGAATATCGGTCTGCGACGGGCGCTGCAATCGGACGCTGACTATATTTATATGCAGGATAATGATATTGTAGCGGCCAAGGATGCGCTGACAAAGCTGGTTGAGGTGGCAGAAAGTGATCCCATGGTCGGTCTGGTTGGCGCCATGATGTATGATTACAGCAAGCCCGACATCATCCTTTCGGCGGGCGGCATCATCGATTGGACCCAGAATGTGTCTCGTGGTCGGGGCGATAATCAGAAAGATGTGGGGCAATTCAATAAGATCGAGCCGGTGGATTATCTCTGGGGCGGAGCGCTGTTGGCTCGGAGAAGTGTGCTGGAAAAGGTGGGATTGTTCGATGAGGATTATATCGGCTATTGGTTTGAAGATACGGATTTGAGCGTGCGGGTGGCCAAAGCGGGCTATAAAGTGCTGTTCAATCCATTTGCGAAAGTATGGCATAAGCCTCATGCCACGGCCGAGCAATTTTCCTATCGAAAGAAATATCTAGCGGCTCGAAATGCAATTCGGTTTATGAAAAAACATGCCACCCCGCTGCAATGGGCCAAATACCTGCTGTTCTCGATCGGCGGATTACCATATATGTATCTACGAGATATCCTATCTGGTAACAATTTAGGTGGCGCTCGTGGCAAAGCCCGAGGCATCTGGGATGGGATCTGGAACAATGATAAGAAAGTGGACCAAATTTTAAAAGGCGATTTTAAAAATCCCAAAACCCAAAATTTTGTTTCCAAATAA
- a CDS encoding glycosyltransferase family 4 protein has translation MRKQFGWSDDTQIILFVGYLIEKKEIRYLLTAMPKIIAELPDAQLVLVGAGTELEQLKQQTKDLEIEDHVTFMGWVKNSDLPDYYLDADVFVLPSIVDSKGKTETQGVVLAEAMVCGCPVVGSNVGGIPDVITPEVGLLAEPKNSHDLAKKIVMILSDIETHKKMSQAAISWAREHFSWQSVSRKYLEIYNEILNDN, from the coding sequence TTGAGGAAGCAATTCGGTTGGTCCGATGATACACAAATCATTTTATTTGTAGGCTATTTAATTGAAAAGAAGGAAATCAGATATTTATTAACTGCAATGCCGAAAATCATCGCTGAGCTGCCAGATGCTCAATTGGTGCTCGTCGGCGCTGGTACTGAGTTGGAACAATTGAAACAACAGACGAAAGATCTGGAGATCGAGGACCATGTTACATTTATGGGCTGGGTGAAAAATAGTGATCTTCCTGATTATTATCTTGATGCAGATGTGTTTGTATTGCCCTCGATAGTCGATTCCAAAGGAAAAACTGAGACGCAAGGTGTGGTGTTGGCGGAAGCAATGGTGTGTGGGTGCCCAGTCGTTGGCTCAAATGTAGGAGGAATTCCAGATGTGATCACTCCTGAGGTTGGATTGTTAGCTGAACCGAAAAATTCTCATGACTTAGCCAAAAAAATAGTAATGATCTTATCGGATATAGAAACCCATAAAAAGATGAGCCAGGCTGCGATTTCTTGGGCTCGAGAACATTTTTCATGGCAAAGTGTATCTCGTAAATATCTTGAAATTTATAATGAAATTTTAAATGATAACTGA
- a CDS encoding GDP-mannose 4,6-dehydratase, which translates to MNWQNEYVLVTGGAGFIGSHLTEKLVELGAKVRVLVHYNSRNHWGNLEYLPKNVLDQVEIFLGDVQDPYSVQKAVAGCSVVFHLASLIAIPYSYVAPASYVETNIKGSLNVMEACLRADVNRVVHTSTSETYGTAMYTPIDERHPLQGQSPYSASKIGADKIVESYYRSFDLPVSTLRPFNTFGPRQSARAVIPTIIAQALTSRIVELGALDPVRDLTYVKDTVMGFIKIAESEKTIGEVINIGNGKGIAIGELAKRIVALIGKDIEVRTNRQRLRPEKSEVMKLICDYSKAEAFMNWKPNYTLDEGLKETIEFIRANLSHYKPEIYNI; encoded by the coding sequence ATGAATTGGCAAAACGAATATGTTCTGGTTACAGGTGGCGCAGGCTTTATTGGAAGCCATCTCACAGAAAAATTAGTTGAGCTTGGCGCTAAAGTCAGGGTATTGGTCCATTATAACTCGCGCAATCATTGGGGAAATTTAGAATATCTACCCAAGAATGTCCTGGATCAGGTTGAGATTTTCCTTGGGGATGTTCAGGACCCCTATTCGGTGCAGAAAGCGGTGGCTGGCTGCTCGGTGGTTTTTCACTTGGCATCGCTCATTGCCATTCCATACTCGTACGTGGCACCAGCCTCCTATGTCGAAACCAATATCAAAGGGTCGCTCAATGTCATGGAGGCATGTTTACGGGCGGATGTCAATCGGGTGGTGCATACTTCCACCAGCGAAACTTACGGCACGGCGATGTATACACCGATTGACGAGAGGCATCCGCTGCAAGGCCAATCCCCTTATTCCGCCAGCAAAATCGGCGCTGATAAAATTGTCGAAAGTTACTATCGCTCGTTTGATCTTCCGGTCTCAACCCTCCGACCGTTCAACACGTTTGGTCCTCGACAGTCCGCTCGAGCTGTGATCCCCACTATCATTGCCCAAGCCTTGACCTCTCGAATTGTCGAATTGGGGGCGCTTGACCCAGTTCGCGATCTCACTTATGTCAAGGATACTGTGATGGGCTTCATTAAGATCGCTGAATCGGAAAAAACTATCGGAGAAGTGATCAATATTGGAAACGGCAAGGGGATCGCGATTGGTGAGCTCGCGAAACGGATCGTTGCACTCATCGGTAAAGACATCGAGGTCAGGACCAATCGGCAGCGGCTGAGACCTGAAAAAAGCGAAGTGATGAAGCTGATTTGCGACTACTCCAAAGCTGAGGCCTTTATGAATTGGAAACCAAATTATACTCTTGATGAAGGTTTGAAAGAAACGATCGAATTTATTCGCGCTAATCTCTCTCATTACAAGCCAGAAATCTATAACATTTAA
- a CDS encoding glycosyltransferase, with protein MLTSTDLVEIKKKPEHKTQTIYKQEIAFSAIITFYNLEDDVKEYFQAAKATLDSLGKRYEIILIDDNSEDGTYAQLFEIAQKYENVKLIKMRSRFGEASAFEAGYKLSSGRKIIFYTTRVRPDAKDLPKLLKKLEQGYDLVIGWRSPRHDGALNKFISRSFNFITNMISGLNLKDINSGILVMDRGVLENIQIYGGLNQFIPILAKKQGYKITEEKIAQLPGKFRISKSLSEYLQRSLDILTVIFLTRYSKKPIHFLGFVGGVLTLLGGIIDTYLFFYRILGYGSIAGRPLLLLGALSLVIGIQMIAMGLIGEMIIFTHAADIKEYNIETIIE; from the coding sequence ATGTTAACATCGACAGATTTGGTGGAAATTAAGAAGAAACCAGAACACAAAACCCAAACGATTTATAAACAGGAAATCGCTTTTTCCGCGATTATTACATTTTATAATCTTGAAGATGATGTCAAGGAATATTTCCAGGCAGCCAAAGCCACGCTGGATAGCCTTGGCAAAAGATACGAGATCATTTTAATCGATGATAATAGCGAAGATGGGACTTATGCCCAGTTATTCGAGATTGCCCAAAAATATGAGAATGTCAAATTAATCAAGATGCGTTCTCGATTTGGTGAAGCATCGGCGTTTGAGGCGGGCTATAAATTGTCATCGGGACGGAAGATCATCTTTTATACCACACGAGTTCGCCCAGATGCCAAGGATTTACCAAAGCTCCTGAAAAAATTGGAACAGGGCTACGATCTGGTTATCGGCTGGCGTTCGCCACGACATGATGGTGCACTGAATAAATTCATTTCCCGGAGCTTCAATTTTATTACCAACATGATCTCTGGTTTGAATTTGAAAGATATCAATAGCGGTATCTTGGTCATGGATCGTGGCGTGCTGGAAAATATCCAGATTTATGGTGGGCTGAATCAATTTATTCCCATTCTTGCAAAAAAGCAGGGATATAAAATTACAGAAGAAAAGATCGCCCAATTGCCTGGAAAATTTCGAATCTCTAAGTCGCTTAGCGAATATTTGCAGCGAAGCTTGGATATTCTAACGGTTATTTTTCTTACCAGATATTCAAAAAAGCCGATCCACTTTTTGGGATTTGTTGGTGGTGTTTTGACGTTGTTGGGTGGAATTATAGATACTTATCTGTTTTTCTATCGAATTTTGGGCTATGGCTCGATTGCCGGACGACCGCTATTGCTCTTAGGGGCCTTATCGTTGGTCATCGGTATTCAAATGATAGCTATGGGTTTGATCGGGGAAATGATTATCTTTACCCATGCGGCAGATATTAAAGAATATAACATTGAGACAATCATTGAATAG
- a CDS encoding polysaccharide deacetylase family protein, whose product MKNKEYPEFLYKNKSLRDIPVFCYHFISAAEFEAHLQHLQRNGYATLTADEFYHAKRNGVGEPIRSAVLTFDDGDKGFYDVVFPLLKKYRMKAVNFIIPGWVGKEGMLTWEQIREMHQSGLVDIQSHSMHHPAIFVSAKVIDFYHPGMKGRQKWNMPVYRIDGVDRFGEMPPLGSPIFEFDSRFSDHRRFLPDEKVQRACQQLVQENGETEFFADKSWREKLFNRLNDYQQNDAIAGRFESSEEQAAAIRAELEASKQIIEKKMPGKTVQHFACPWNITSKLTQKLLAEVGYKTSFVGIKKVPQLDDLPEDFLTVNRISGDFVRCLPGDGRKAFWKVILSKIMRRMIKGATY is encoded by the coding sequence TTGAAAAACAAAGAATATCCAGAATTTCTCTATAAAAATAAAAGCCTGAGAGACATTCCTGTGTTCTGCTATCACTTTATTTCAGCAGCGGAGTTCGAAGCCCATCTGCAACATCTCCAAAGGAATGGCTATGCCACGCTGACGGCCGATGAATTTTATCATGCCAAAAGAAATGGAGTGGGCGAACCGATTCGGTCTGCTGTATTGACTTTTGACGATGGGGACAAAGGTTTTTATGATGTCGTTTTCCCGTTGTTGAAAAAATACAGGATGAAAGCGGTCAATTTCATCATCCCTGGTTGGGTTGGCAAAGAGGGAATGCTCACTTGGGAGCAGATTCGGGAGATGCACCAGAGCGGGCTGGTCGATATTCAATCCCATTCCATGCATCATCCAGCGATTTTTGTATCGGCGAAGGTAATCGATTTTTATCATCCTGGCATGAAGGGGAGGCAAAAATGGAATATGCCAGTTTATCGGATCGATGGAGTTGACCGTTTTGGAGAGATGCCGCCGCTGGGCAGCCCCATTTTTGAGTTTGATTCGAGGTTTTCCGATCATCGCCGCTTTCTGCCTGATGAAAAAGTGCAGCGAGCTTGCCAACAATTGGTGCAGGAGAATGGCGAGACAGAATTTTTTGCTGACAAATCATGGCGGGAAAAATTGTTCAATCGGCTTAACGATTATCAGCAAAATGATGCTATCGCTGGTAGATTTGAAAGTTCTGAAGAGCAAGCAGCGGCAATTCGGGCAGAACTGGAAGCATCAAAACAGATCATCGAAAAAAAAATGCCAGGGAAAACGGTGCAGCATTTTGCTTGTCCCTGGAACATCACTTCGAAATTGACGCAGAAGCTGCTGGCAGAGGTCGGCTACAAAACCTCGTTCGTCGGAATCAAAAAAGTGCCCCAGCTCGATGATCTGCCCGAGGATTTTCTGACGGTGAATCGGATCAGCGGGGATTTTGTGCGGTGTTTGCCTGGTGATGGAAGGAAAGCATTTTGGAAGGTGATTTTGTCGAAGATAATGAGGCGGATGATAAAGGGAGCAACATATTAA